Below is a window of Christensenella minuta DNA.
TTCGATTCCGGCTCGTCGAGCACAAGCATGGAGGGCTGTGTGGTAAGTGCGCGCGCAATGAGGATCATCTGCAGCTCACCGCCGCTCATCTGGGAACACAGCTTTCCGCACAGGCGCGAGACTCCCACCATCTCAATCGCTTCCCGCGCCAGCTCGAGATCCTTTTTTTTCGGCTGCTGCATCATACCGAGGTGCGCGCACCGCCCAAGCACCACCATTTCCTCGGCAGTATACATCAGCGCGTTGCCCTTTGCCTGCGGCACATAAGCGATCCTTTTCCACAGCTCCCGCACCGGGATATGGTGGATGTTTTTCCCGTCGATACGGCTTTCTCCTTTTCTCCAGTGAAGCAGTCCCATCATACACCGGAGCAGCGTGGTCTTTCCCACGCCGTTCGGCCCGAGTACGGAAAGTATCTTTCCCTCCGGCACCCGGAAATTCAGGTTGCGCAGTATTTCATTGCCGCTGCCATAGCCGAAGCATCCGTTCGCAACTTCAAAGATCATAAATTAGACCCTCCCGTCTTTTTGAGCAGGATAATAAAGAACGGCGCGCCGATCACCGATGTCAGGATGGAGATCGGTATTTCCGCCGCGGTCGCGCTGCGCGCCACGGTATCCATAACCAACAGGAACACCGCTCCGAGGCTGATGCTCGCCGGAACGATATTCTGGTTGTTGCTGCCAAAGAGCATACGGCAAATATGGGGAATCAAAAGCCCTACCCAGCCAACCTGTCCGCACATGGAAACGCAGGATGCTGTTATCATCGTCGCCGCAAGTGCCACGATGACCCGCATCACGCGGATATTTACGCCCATCGTCTTCGCTTCATCCTCGCTGAGCATCAATACATTGAGTTTCCACCGCAGGACGAAAATGATCGCGATCCCCACAGCAATAAACGGCGCGCCCAGCGCAAGGCTGTTAAAGTTGGTGTTCGCCAGACTGCCCATCAGCCAATAGGTAATGGCCGGAAGCTGCGATTCCGTATCTGCGATGAATTTAATGATCGATATCCCCGCTTCAAACAGGGAAGCGATGACCATACCCGAAAGGATGACCATCACTGTGCTCGCCCCGCTTTTCTGGCGGCTGATGAGATATGTCATCAGTACGGCGGCAAAGCCGACTGCCAGCGCAGAGACCTGTACCGTAATCAGCCCCAGGCCCAGCAAAAGCGCGAGGGCGGCTCCAAAGCTGGAGCCTGCCGCCACGCCCAGGGTATCCGGCGTTGCCAGCGCATTCGAGAAAATGCTCTGGAACGCCGCGCCGGATACTGCCAGTCCCGCCCCGCACAGCACCGCAAGGATGATCCGCGGCAGCCGCACGTTAATCAGCACGCTGTATATCTGTGGATCTACGCTGTCCGGACCATGTGCCGCGATATCAAACAGGTTCGCCACGATCTCGCCCGGCCCCATAGACATACGCCCAATCCCCATACAGGCGATTGCCGTCACAACGGGCAGGAGTATCAATATGATATTTCTGAAAACATGATTCTGTTTCAGGCTTGCCATAGATTAGAATGCCGCCACCGATTCCGGTGTCGGGTTCAGGATCAGATCCACCTGGTCGTCCGTAAGCTCAAGGCCGTAGAACCCGCTGTAATAATCCTTGATCTCCTGTTCGATATCAAGGTCTTCAAACAGCTCGGGATACATTTGTTTCGCCATCCACTGGAGCATCAGCGGGGAGTCGGAGGATGGCGGGAACCAGTAATACATCCCCAGCGGGATTTTGTATACGCGCTTATCCT
It encodes the following:
- a CDS encoding ABC transporter ATP-binding protein encodes the protein MIFEVANGCFGYGSGNEILRNLNFRVPEGKILSVLGPNGVGKTTLLRCMMGLLHWRKGESRIDGKNIHHIPVRELWKRIAYVPQAKGNALMYTAEEMVVLGRCAHLGMMQQPKKKDLELAREAIEMVGVSRLCGKLCSQMSGGELQMILIARALTTQPSMLVLDEPESNLDFKNQLIILDIIQRLAAEQGISCVFNTHYPDHALKISNQALLLDKSGRYIFGESADVINCENMERSFEVEVYIDHLDVGGASIASVVPLSIL
- a CDS encoding FecCD family ABC transporter permease; translation: MASLKQNHVFRNIILILLPVVTAIACMGIGRMSMGPGEIVANLFDIAAHGPDSVDPQIYSVLINVRLPRIILAVLCGAGLAVSGAAFQSIFSNALATPDTLGVAAGSSFGAALALLLGLGLITVQVSALAVGFAAVLMTYLISRQKSGASTVMVILSGMVIASLFEAGISIIKFIADTESQLPAITYWLMGSLANTNFNSLALGAPFIAVGIAIIFVLRWKLNVLMLSEDEAKTMGVNIRVMRVIVALAATMITASCVSMCGQVGWVGLLIPHICRMLFGSNNQNIVPASISLGAVFLLVMDTVARSATAAEIPISILTSVIGAPFFIILLKKTGGSNL